From the genome of Canis lupus familiaris isolate Mischka breed German Shepherd chromosome 8, alternate assembly UU_Cfam_GSD_1.0, whole genome shotgun sequence, one region includes:
- the FAM71D gene encoding protein FAM71D isoform X3, producing MKRNKRKPTTRNNEQDAISVPPSQDPGDLQNMLDGGEYAPFVSPPILESNFIQVNRRGESIYLHNRANWVTVGICSSSKTQKTPNVMLLAHLTPEAQKDKEPLFQSLLISPSPENLVLTRFLPLQFVTLSVHDAENMRIKVKLVSGRAYYLQLCAPACKQDTLFCQWVELISLLNEEKAKASKLSEISSLSEITNSTDITGSMDIMDIAAFTAVETPHEYTCSDPVHAVESIDFSDFSDVTDVTDVTDVPENEVTEAPDINIVTEVTEVTDLCDVPNSEVIVVFENDDILRAKQEEKEKMENILKPGCLRDTKSKNEFKESSKHVTISNVTLTFQGERCFRTTLTEEESETSSSKGLSARTSEIKITDFKNTALKFEESRMSKKERT from the exons ATGAAGAGGAACAAAAGGAAACCCACCACAAGGAACAATGAGCAAGATGCCATCTCTGTGCCACCCTCCCAAGATCCAGGAGATCTTCAAAACATGTTGGATGGAGGAGAGTATGCCCCTTTTGTATCTCCTCCCATTTTAGAGAGCAATTTTATCCAG GTTAACAGGAGAGGTGAATCCATTTACCTTCATAACCGAGCCAACTGGGTGACTGTAGGCATCTGCTCTTCCAGTAAAACCCAGAAGACCCCCAATGTGATGCTTCTAGCACATCTGACACCTGAAGCCCAGAAAGATAAAGAACCCCTGTTTCAAAGTCTCCTGATATCGCCTTCACCAGAGAACCTGGTGCTCACCAG GTTTCTACCTCTGCAGTTTGTGACTCTTTCGGTGCATGATGCTGAGAATATGCGCATCAAAGTAAAGCTGGTGAGTGGTAGAGCCTACTACCTACAGCTCTGCGCCCCTGCATGTAAACAGGACACCCTATTTTGTCAATGGGTGGAACTCATCTCTCTCTTGAATGAGGAGAAAGCCAAAGCTTCCAAACTGTCAGAAATCTCAAGTCTCTCAGAAATCACGAATAGCACAGACATCACAGGTTCAATGGACATCATGGATATTGCAGCGTTCACAGCTGTAGAGACCCCACATGAGTACACATGCTCAGACCCTGTACATGCGGTAGAAAGCATTGATTTCTCAGATTTCTCCGATGTCACTGATGTCACCGACGTCACAGATGTTCCAGAAAATGAGGTCACAGAGGCCCCAGATATAAATATTGTCACTGAAGTTACAGAAGTCACAGACCTCTGTGATGTCCCAAACTCAGAGGTCATAGTGGTGTTTGAAAATGATGATATACTGAGGGCCAAGCAAGAAGAAAAG gaaaaaatggaaaatattctgaAGCCTGGGTGTCTACGAGATACAAAAAGTAAGAATGAGTTCAAAGAATCCTCAAAACATGTCACCATCTCAAATGTAACACTGACTTTCCAAGGTGAACGATGTTTTCGTACTACCTTGACAGAAGAAGAAAGTGAGACAAGTTCATCCAAAGGGTTGAGTGCTAGAACCTCTGAAATAAAgataactgattttaaaaacacagctcTCAAGTTTGAAGAATCCAG aatgagcaagaaagagagaacatga
- the FAM71D gene encoding protein FAM71D isoform X2, which translates to MKRNKRKPTTRNNEQDAISVPPSQDPGDLQNMLDGGEYAPFVSPPILESNFIQVNRRGESIYLHNRANWVTVGICSSSKTQKTPNVMLLAHLTPEAQKDKEPLFQSLLISPSPENLVLTRFLPLQFVTLSVHDAENMRIKVKLVSGRAYYLQLCAPACKQDTLFCQWVELISLLNEEKAKASKLSEISSLSEITNSTDITGSMDIMDIAAFTAVETPHEYTCSDPVHAVESIDFSDFSDVTDVTDVTDVPENEVTEAPDINIVTEVTEVTDLCDVPNSEVIVVFENDDILRAKQEEKEKMENILKPGCLRDTKSKNEFKESSKHVTISNVTLTFQGERCFRTTLTEEESETSSSKGLSARTSEIKITDFKNTALKFEESRSMRTDSVTSGLHPFFIFPLISISVPLTTFL; encoded by the exons ATGAAGAGGAACAAAAGGAAACCCACCACAAGGAACAATGAGCAAGATGCCATCTCTGTGCCACCCTCCCAAGATCCAGGAGATCTTCAAAACATGTTGGATGGAGGAGAGTATGCCCCTTTTGTATCTCCTCCCATTTTAGAGAGCAATTTTATCCAG GTTAACAGGAGAGGTGAATCCATTTACCTTCATAACCGAGCCAACTGGGTGACTGTAGGCATCTGCTCTTCCAGTAAAACCCAGAAGACCCCCAATGTGATGCTTCTAGCACATCTGACACCTGAAGCCCAGAAAGATAAAGAACCCCTGTTTCAAAGTCTCCTGATATCGCCTTCACCAGAGAACCTGGTGCTCACCAG GTTTCTACCTCTGCAGTTTGTGACTCTTTCGGTGCATGATGCTGAGAATATGCGCATCAAAGTAAAGCTGGTGAGTGGTAGAGCCTACTACCTACAGCTCTGCGCCCCTGCATGTAAACAGGACACCCTATTTTGTCAATGGGTGGAACTCATCTCTCTCTTGAATGAGGAGAAAGCCAAAGCTTCCAAACTGTCAGAAATCTCAAGTCTCTCAGAAATCACGAATAGCACAGACATCACAGGTTCAATGGACATCATGGATATTGCAGCGTTCACAGCTGTAGAGACCCCACATGAGTACACATGCTCAGACCCTGTACATGCGGTAGAAAGCATTGATTTCTCAGATTTCTCCGATGTCACTGATGTCACCGACGTCACAGATGTTCCAGAAAATGAGGTCACAGAGGCCCCAGATATAAATATTGTCACTGAAGTTACAGAAGTCACAGACCTCTGTGATGTCCCAAACTCAGAGGTCATAGTGGTGTTTGAAAATGATGATATACTGAGGGCCAAGCAAGAAGAAAAG gaaaaaatggaaaatattctgaAGCCTGGGTGTCTACGAGATACAAAAAGTAAGAATGAGTTCAAAGAATCCTCAAAACATGTCACCATCTCAAATGTAACACTGACTTTCCAAGGTGAACGATGTTTTCGTACTACCTTGACAGAAGAAGAAAGTGAGACAAGTTCATCCAAAGGGTTGAGTGCTAGAACCTCTGAAATAAAgataactgattttaaaaacacagctcTCAAGTTTGAAGAATCCAG gaGCATGAGAACTGATTCAGTCACTTCAG
- the FAM71D gene encoding protein FAM71D isoform X1: MKRNKRKPTTRNNEQDAISVPPSQDPGDLQNMLDGGEYAPFVSPPILESNFIQVNRRGESIYLHNRANWVTVGICSSSKTQKTPNVMLLAHLTPEAQKDKEPLFQSLLISPSPENLVLTRFLPLQFVTLSVHDAENMRIKVKLVSGRAYYLQLCAPACKQDTLFCQWVELISLLNEEKAKASKLSEISSLSEITNSTDITGSMDIMDIAAFTAVETPHEYTCSDPVHAVESIDFSDFSDVTDVTDVTDVPENEVTEAPDINIVTEVTEVTDLCDVPNSEVIVVFENDDILRAKQEEKEKMENILKPGCLRDTKSKNEFKESSKHVTISNVTLTFQGERCFRTTLTEEESETSSSKGLSARTSEIKITDFKNTALKFEESRFHPSI, translated from the exons ATGAAGAGGAACAAAAGGAAACCCACCACAAGGAACAATGAGCAAGATGCCATCTCTGTGCCACCCTCCCAAGATCCAGGAGATCTTCAAAACATGTTGGATGGAGGAGAGTATGCCCCTTTTGTATCTCCTCCCATTTTAGAGAGCAATTTTATCCAG GTTAACAGGAGAGGTGAATCCATTTACCTTCATAACCGAGCCAACTGGGTGACTGTAGGCATCTGCTCTTCCAGTAAAACCCAGAAGACCCCCAATGTGATGCTTCTAGCACATCTGACACCTGAAGCCCAGAAAGATAAAGAACCCCTGTTTCAAAGTCTCCTGATATCGCCTTCACCAGAGAACCTGGTGCTCACCAG GTTTCTACCTCTGCAGTTTGTGACTCTTTCGGTGCATGATGCTGAGAATATGCGCATCAAAGTAAAGCTGGTGAGTGGTAGAGCCTACTACCTACAGCTCTGCGCCCCTGCATGTAAACAGGACACCCTATTTTGTCAATGGGTGGAACTCATCTCTCTCTTGAATGAGGAGAAAGCCAAAGCTTCCAAACTGTCAGAAATCTCAAGTCTCTCAGAAATCACGAATAGCACAGACATCACAGGTTCAATGGACATCATGGATATTGCAGCGTTCACAGCTGTAGAGACCCCACATGAGTACACATGCTCAGACCCTGTACATGCGGTAGAAAGCATTGATTTCTCAGATTTCTCCGATGTCACTGATGTCACCGACGTCACAGATGTTCCAGAAAATGAGGTCACAGAGGCCCCAGATATAAATATTGTCACTGAAGTTACAGAAGTCACAGACCTCTGTGATGTCCCAAACTCAGAGGTCATAGTGGTGTTTGAAAATGATGATATACTGAGGGCCAAGCAAGAAGAAAAG gaaaaaatggaaaatattctgaAGCCTGGGTGTCTACGAGATACAAAAAGTAAGAATGAGTTCAAAGAATCCTCAAAACATGTCACCATCTCAAATGTAACACTGACTTTCCAAGGTGAACGATGTTTTCGTACTACCTTGACAGAAGAAGAAAGTGAGACAAGTTCATCCAAAGGGTTGAGTGCTAGAACCTCTGAAATAAAgataactgattttaaaaacacagctcTCAAGTTTGAAGAATCCAG atttcatccatCTATTTGA